A region of the Callithrix jacchus isolate 240 chromosome 5, calJac240_pri, whole genome shotgun sequence genome:
CCTCACCTGACCCTGGGCCCTGTCCTCCTGCCGCCAGAGCAGGGCTTGGCTCCCACTGTGTTCCTAAAGGCCCTGCCCATCCCACTGTACCACACGGTGCCTCCTGGGGGCCTCCAGCCACGCGCCCCCCTCATGACAGGCAGCCTGGATGGAGGCACCGTGCCGTTCATCCTCAGCCCGGTGCTGCAGCCTGAAGGGCCTGGACCTGCCCAGGTGGGGAAGCCGGTGGCCCCAACGCTGACAGTGAACATTGTGGGCACTCTACCTGTCCTGTCGCCGGGCCTGGGGCCCGCGCTGGGTAGCCCAGGCAAGGTACGGAATGCTGGCAAGTACCTGTGCCCGCACTGCGGCCGTGACTGCCTGAAGCCCAGTGTTCTGGAGAAGCACATCCGCTCCCACACAGGTGAGAGGCCCTTCCCTTGCGCTACCTGCGGCATTGCCTTTAAGACCCAGAGCAATCTCTACAAGCACAGGCGGACGCAGACGCACCTTAACAACTCCCGGCTGTCCTCTGAGTCTGAGGGGCCTGGGGGCGGCCTCCTGGAGGAAGGGGACAAGGCCGGAGAGTCCCCCAGAGCAGACGGCAAGGGTGAGAACCAGAGCCAGGGGATGCGCAAAGGGGCCTCGGAGAGACCCCTTTCTCCGGTCGCCCATGTGCCCCTTGTTGCCAAGAACCTGGATGTGAAGACTGAGGCTGCTCCCTGTTCAGGGTCCGCATTTACCGACAGAGACGCTCCTTGGGACTGTGCCCCCACGGCGTCACCCGGGCTCCCCGCAGCCGGCACTCAGCCCTGGCGCAAGTTGCCGGAGCAGAAGTCCCCGACGGCCGGGAAGCCGTGTGCCCTGCAGCGGCAGCAGGCGACGGCCGTCGAGAAGCCCTGGGACGCCAAGGCCCCCGAGGGCCGGCTGCGAAAGTGTGAGAGCACAGACTCCGGGTATCTGTCGCGCTCTGACAGCGCAGAACAGCCGCCCGCTCCCTGCAGCCCCCTGCACAGCCTCTCGGAGCACAGTGCCGAGTCCGAGGGCGAAGGCGGCCTGGGTGCAGGGCCAGGGAGCGCGGGGCCCGAGCCCGGGGCGCGAGGAGCCGGCCTGGAGCTGGAGAAGAGGCGGCTGGAGGAGCGCATCTCGCGGCTCATCTCCCACAACCAGGCGGTGATGGACGACGCCCAGCTGGACAACGTGCGGCCCCGGAAGACCGGGCTGTCCAAACAGGGCAGCATCGACCTGCCCACGCCCTACACCTACAAGGACTCTTTCCACTTTGACATCCGTGCGCTGGAGCCGGGCCGCAGGAGGGCCCTGGGCCCTGCACGCTCCACCTGGACGCCCCCTGACAAGTCTCGGCCCCTCTTCTTCCACTCTATCCCCACTCAGCTCTCCACCACCGTGGAATGTGTCCCCGTCACCAGGAGCAACTCGCTGCCCTTCGTCGAGGGCTCCAGGACGTGGCTGGAGCCCCTGGAGCTCCGGGATCCCTGGCCAAGGACACAGAAGCCTCTGAGCCCCAGGCCGGGCCCAGCCCGCCTGGGTTGCCGCTCTGGGCTGAGCTCAGCTGACGTCCCCGGTGGGCACCCCCGGGCCCTGGTCAGACAGGCTGCAGTGGAGGACCTGCCAGGCACCCCCACTGGAGACGCCCCAGTGCCTGAAGAAGACAAGGAGGCAAAGAGAACTGCTGCACGGGAGGCCGCGGCCAGCAAGGGCAGGGCGGGTGGCAGGAAGTGCGGCCAGAGGAGGCTGAAGATGTTCTCCCAGGAGAAGTGGCAGGTGTACGGGGATGAGACATTCAAAAGGATCTACCAGAAAATGAAAGCTAGTCCCCATGGAGGCAAGAAAACCAGGGAGGTGGGAGTGGGCGGTGGGGCAGAATTGGGCCTTCCTCTGCAGAAAAAGGCAGCAGGGAGCTCGGACACAGTCCCCACCCAAGACAGGAGGACCCTTGTCCATGAGGACATATCCAAAGGGGTCACGCCAGAGCTTTGGGGAAATCCACCTGCCGTGGAGGCCTCTTTGGTGACTGAGCCCCCTAAGCATGGGAAGATAGTAGCCAGGACAGGAGATGGTAACCGACCCAGGGTGGAAGAGGCTGTGTCATCCCCTGCACCGGGTGGCAGAGACAGTCCCTGTTCAGGCAGTAGGAGCCCCCTGCTCTCTCCAAATGGGAGGCTGGAATTGGGGTGGCAGCTGCCCCCAGCACGTGGCTCCCTCAAAGGGGGTGACCTAGAGGCCCCCAGGCCAGTTTTGCCAGATCCCAAGCTGGAAGGAGGTGGGGGGAATGTTCAGGAGACCTGCCCGTGGGCCCAGACTGTCCTGAGATGGCCCAGCAGTGGCTCTGGAGGGGACAAGCTCCCCTCGGAGAGGAAGAAGCCGAAAGTGGAGGACCTGCACAGCCAGGAGCAACCAGAGCCTGTGGGTGCAGAGAGCCCACGTGGGCCCACGAAGGCTGCCTCTCTGCCATCCCAGAAGCAGGAcgctgagcctggggaggtgccAGGGGGCTCAAAGGAGAGTGCCCGGCCAGTGGGTGAGCCTCTGGAGTCCTCTGGAGCCTCCTTGGCTGCTGCTTCTGTTGCCCCGACGAGGGTTAGGCTGAGGGACAAGGCTCCCCCACCGCATCCTGCAGCCCCAGACCCTGGGGAGCAGCCCCTGCTGGCCACTCCACCTCTGGCTTCTAGAGTCCTCCCTGCCCTGGCAGACAATGCCTTTTCCCCGAAGTACCTCCTCAGTTTACCTCAGGCAGAGACCCCCTCACCACTGCCTGTTCCTGGGAGACCCAGGCACAGCCAGGACTCTCTCTGCAGCAGTGGGTGGCCTGAGGAACAGGCATCCTTTGTTGGGTCAGGACTGGGGACCCCTCTGCCTCTCAGCCCAGCCTCAGGCCCCTCCCCAGATGAGGTGCATAGCATCCTGGAGGACCCCAGCTGTTCCAGGCCATGGGATGGGAGAAAAGGGGCACAGTTGGGAGCAGACAAGGGAGACAGGATGGCTACTAGCAGGCCAGCAGCCAGGGAGTcgcatgtctcagcctccagggctCCAAGGGAGACCACCTTCTCCCAGCCCACCCCAACGTGTGAGGCCCATTTTGTCCAGGACATGGAGGGTGACAGCCACTGTATCGGTCGCCTCTGCATGGGCAGCACTTTGGCAAGGGCTAGGCCCTCTGGGGATGTCCCAAATCCCTGGGTA
Encoded here:
- the ZNF831 gene encoding zinc finger protein 831; amino-acid sequence: MEAPEPTCPAPPAKDQPAPTPGPPGAPGGQASPHLTLGPVLLPPEQGLAPTVFLKALPIPLYHTVPPGGLQPRAPLMTGSLDGGTVPFILSPVLQPEGPGPAQVGKPVAPTLTVNIVGTLPVLSPGLGPALGSPGKVRNAGKYLCPHCGRDCLKPSVLEKHIRSHTGERPFPCATCGIAFKTQSNLYKHRRTQTHLNNSRLSSESEGPGGGLLEEGDKAGESPRADGKGENQSQGMRKGASERPLSPVAHVPLVAKNLDVKTEAAPCSGSAFTDRDAPWDCAPTASPGLPAAGTQPWRKLPEQKSPTAGKPCALQRQQATAVEKPWDAKAPEGRLRKCESTDSGYLSRSDSAEQPPAPCSPLHSLSEHSAESEGEGGLGAGPGSAGPEPGARGAGLELEKRRLEERISRLISHNQAVMDDAQLDNVRPRKTGLSKQGSIDLPTPYTYKDSFHFDIRALEPGRRRALGPARSTWTPPDKSRPLFFHSIPTQLSTTVECVPVTRSNSLPFVEGSRTWLEPLELRDPWPRTQKPLSPRPGPARLGCRSGLSSADVPGGHPRALVRQAAVEDLPGTPTGDAPVPEEDKEAKRTAAREAAASKGRAGGRKCGQRRLKMFSQEKWQVYGDETFKRIYQKMKASPHGGKKTREVGVGGGAELGLPLQKKAAGSSDTVPTQDRRTLVHEDISKGVTPELWGNPPAVEASLVTEPPKHGKIVARTGDGNRPRVEEAVSSPAPGGRDSPCSGSRSPLLSPNGRLELGWQLPPARGSLKGGDLEAPRPVLPDPKLEGGGGNVQETCPWAQTVLRWPSSGSGGDKLPSERKKPKVEDLHSQEQPEPVGAESPRGPTKAASLPSQKQDAEPGEVPGGSKESARPVGEPLESSGASLAAASVAPTRVRLRDKAPPPHPAAPDPGEQPLLATPPLASRVLPALADNAFSPKYLLSLPQAETPSPLPVPGRPRHSQDSLCSSGWPEEQASFVGSGLGTPLPLSPASGPSPDEVHSILEDPSCSRPWDGRKGAQLGADKGDRMATSRPAARESHVSASRAPRETTFSQPTPTCEAHFVQDMEGDSHCIGRLCMGSTLARARPSGDVPNPWVPSWEVGEPPENAQEDPPSESVAGPDPCSSLQLGSFLTGLTWPQGVASGWPELSLSSHSGTSRSHDFHRLHSPFPSLKAEPRLTWCCLSRSVPLPAEQKAKAASVYLALHFPGSGLQDEGPDGPPGSNGGWTRTSPGGGGPVQTFKLPYPTVPGVMSQDQVSEPQRKKGLPRRRAKMSRGNSKQRKLRINPKRYKGNFLQSCVQLRASRLRKATWVRRRSYYHSPLEGLKPCRTLGQASSETAGLNLLEEPSCATSESPPCCRKADKKEDDCRQTSGTLSLGTSSRTVRKMDKRTVKDISLSAGEHDDCTPHSTAATSGLSLQSDTCLAVVNDTPLPAGRGLDLGLLETQLLPSQDPVSTDPTPYIFSDAQGHSSFGSKGTFPCHDIPTSVAAICVSLTERTDHITQGIHSAEPQDHSQTAGRSQTPSSPDSKATEEGRAQTLLPGRPSSGQRISDLVPLGSTEKTHFELPASGPSSTSSHQEEGRQKTFFPPRGQYGSGETTVPCPPLGSDGGKCQVSELITQKGSVVPSNPGKPIGIPEAPSKSLKKRSLEGMRKQTRVEFTDTSSDDEDRLVIEI